ATCATCGGGTGAATGGCAGACGGCGGCCTGGGCGCAGGCTGTGGATGGTATGGCTGCAGATCCGTGTGCGGCACCTGCCATCTGCCGCCAGGGGGCTGCCCCGGAGGCGGCAGCTGCCCGCTCAGGCTGCGGGGCACGCCTTGCCCGTCCAGCGTTCTTTCAGCGCCATTGCGCCATTCAGACTTCTCCGTGGCCATCTGCCCGCCCAGCCCCTGCTGCTCCTTGCCCCAGAGCGGGTGCTTTCCGCCCACATCCGTATGCTGCCGCTGGCTGGGAGTCTGCTGCCCGGCGCGGGTGCCCCAGGGGGTGCGTGGTGCTAGGAAAAGGTGGCCGGGTCTGGGGGTGTTCGGGTTCATGCCAGAACTTCTTGGGATGCCTTTTCAGACTGCAAGCCCTTTTGGCCTCCAGCATGGTATAAAATACTCCGAGCTACCATGATGGAAAACCTCCCCCAATCTCACCACACACAGCGCCCTCAACCACCAACACCCCTCCCATCCCACCACGCCACCCTCGTCGCCGCGCCTCTTTACTGGGAGCGCCGATGTCCTCATCGGCTCTGGCCGAACGTCCCAGCGCCCCCATCCTCCAACACCCCTCCCATCCCACCACGCCGCCCTCGTCGCGCCTCTTTACTGGGAGCGCCGATGTCCCCATCGGCTCCGGTCGAGCGCCCCAGCGCCCTCATCCACAAACATCACTCCCATCTCCCCACGCCGCCCTTCGTCGCCGCGGCTCTTTACTGGGAGCGCCGATGTCCTCATCGGCTCTGGCCGAGCGCCCCAGCGCCCTCATCCTCCAACACCACTCCCATCCCCCCACGCCACACTTCGTCGCCGCGCCTCTTTACTGGGAGCGCCGATGTCCTCATTGGCTCTGGCCGAACGTCCCAGCGCCCTCATCCCCGCAACAACCGCCCGTGTCACCATCCCAATCAAGGCTTCCGAGGGCATTTTTCTCATCCAGACCAGCAGGCATCTTAAATTCCAATTCAACTTGCAGGTTCGCTCTTAAGGCTATCTTCCCGCCGCCCAACCTTGTGCTCATGAAACACCTGCTTCTCACCCTCCTGCTGGTCTCCCTCACCTCTGCCACTGCCCTCGCAGACAGCCCCGAGGCCATCCTCAAAGACTACCGCAAGCAGGCTGTAAAGGCTGTGGAGCGTCTGAATCAGTCGTTGGAAAAAACTGCCACCCCGATGATCACCAAGCTCGTTTCTAGCGGCGACACCGCAGGGGCCGAGCTGCTTACGGCGCAACTCAAAGCCAAACTTGCTGGCGAACCCGTGGCAGCACCTCAAGCCAGTGCCGTGCAGCTTTTCTCCCTCTACGATGAAGCCCGCGCCAAGGCTCTTGCCCCCGTGCAAAAGTCCAGCATCGCGCGCATCGACAGCCTCTTGAAAACCGCAGGCGGAGCCAAGCTGGAAACAGTCACGGAGCTTGGGAAAGTAAGGGAAGAAATTGAGGCTGGAAAAGTTTCTGGCGACTCCAATTTGCCAACGGAATGGGCTTACAAGCGTACACCTTCAGACAGGGAGGAAGCGGCTATATCGCTGAATCCCGGAGGAAAGCTTGTTATGAATGATGGAAGTGTAAAAAAGACAGGCACTTGGAGACGCTCCGCCGACAAAGGCATTGTAACTTTACTGTTTGAGGATGGCGATAAATGGACTGTTGAGATCAAGGACGGTATTGGCAAGATTCAACGTAGTATTGGTGTCCGTTACATGGTCGCCAAGTAATTCACTGGCTTGGAAAGCCACCAAGAATTAAATGGAATTTCTTTAATCGAATGAATTGTTAATCGATGGTTTTTGGCAAATTCATTGACCGCTTTAATAGTTAGCGGCCAGGCTGTATCGTAATCATGCCCCGCGAAAATGCCACCTGGCTTCAACTTAGGCCACCAGTGGGCTAAAGTTGCACCTGAATCCTGGCCGGTATGGGCGTATCCATCGACGTAGATTAAATCGAAACAGATGTTTTCTAGTATTTCGTTTTTTGCAGCTTCCTCAAATGTCTGACGTATCACTATGGCCCTCGGATCTCTGAGGTTGTTACGTGCTACCGTCTCCTCATGTGCAGGGTGTCTCTCATCATTCCATTTATCTATTGCGTATAGTTTTCCAAGATGAGGGTGATGATTGAGAAGGGCAGAAGAAAAGTTGCCGCATGCCACTCCTAGTTCTGCAACGACTCCACCGCTGGGGACTAGGTAGCCGAGATCGATTCGGCGCGCTGGTAGCAGCTTCAGATCCATATCGAGTCCTTTCTTCGGCTCAGGTGCTTCAAACATCTCACCCATGGATCTTTCAGAGGCTGAATGATGCAATCTTGTCCTTGCCACTCGGTCTTATCACACATTCCGATACGCGATGCGATGCACATCAAAGTATGAATGGGCGTCGCTGCTGCAGGCATGTCCAATCTATAGAGAGGCGATTTAATCCAACTGATGTTGGAAATTGTTGATGTCCATGAATCAAGGGAAGCTTCTATTATCTGTTGTGTTTTTTGATAATTGCCAGCGAGTAGTTCAGCATATGCAAGGATGCACTTTACTCGTAAAGCACTTAGTATGGAAGGGGGGTGGTTAACATAATGGCTGGCGTTGTTGAAAACAGCTGCTTCTTCAGCTGCAGCCTCCATGTCATTCAGTGTAAAGTAGTAAAATGAGGCGGCTGCCTGGCTCGTGGTCCATCTTGACAGTAAAGTGGTGCTCTCTGGCGGATTTAATGCTAAACCGATGACTCGGTGCATCATGTCAGAGTGTTTTATATGTCCTTCAATGCCCCGGTATGTTAACCAGCATCGAGCGTGCCATCGGAATTCAACGGGAAATTCGGAGGCGGTATCCGCTTCCAACAGGCTCCAAGCTGCTTTCCATTTTTCGTCTATCGTCGCAGCGGAATGCAACTCCAGCATCGATGCTTTCTCTATTGCTGTCTTCATGCCAGTTCCACGCTGAGTGCCAGGTGTTCTCTTGCCACGCTGTCGCACAGTTCTGCGGCGGCGTATCCATGTGCTTCCTCCATCACGCGCAGGTGCTGCAGCTTTCCGGCCAGCGGCACGCCGGCGGCGTGTATGGCGTAGATCACGCGCGGCACATATGGAAACATGCCGTGCTCGGCGTAGCCGCGCAGCCAGTTCATGGAGACGGGCAGCAGGCTCAGCGGGATGCCCAGCTCACGCACGGCGGCATTGAGATAAAACTGGTCGCCAAAGTCTCCCACAGGTGGGCGTTTGCCCTGCTGCACATCACGCCAGATGACGCGCGATGTCGCAAACACGGCGGCATGCTGCGGCTTGGAAAGATCACAGCAGAAGAAGCCGCTGTTGAAGTAGCTCAGCGCATCCAGGCCATGGGCCTCGATGTCATAGGACGCAAAGGATTTGGGGTGCTTGTGCCCGTGATCGCGCACCGCGCACCAGTTGCCAGACTGCCACACGGGCGGGAAGCTGCGCACCGGCCTGAAGTCCAGATCGCAGAAGACCATTTTTCGCGGACCCACCAGCAGGTCCAGCTTCATCTTGGTCTCGTAGCCTTCGGAGTCCGCGCATTCGATCACCAGCACAGGCAGTCCAAAATGTTTGCGGAAGGCGGCCACGGCCTCGTCGCGCAGATGAGCATAGGCGGGCGTGCAGATGGTCACGCACACGGCCTCGGGCTCGGACATCGCGGAGAGCCTGCTTTGGTGCAGGCGTGGGTCGGGTGTCTTGGGCGTGTCCGCCGTTTGGGGTGGTTGGTAGGGGTTTCTCATCTTGGGGTTGGGCTGGGTCTGTTTCATCAAAAATAGGTAAATCCTCCTCCGCCCACCCCGCTGAAGTCCCAGCCCCAGCTGCCGCCTTTGCTGCCTCCGCCTGAGCTGCCGCTTCCGCTGCTTCCACCACCGCTGCTTCCACGCATGCCCTGGGCGGTGGTAAAGCTGGGCCGCTTGTTTCCGGCGCGCACGGTCAGGTTGTTTTGGGTGATGCCTGGCGTCACGGTGATGCCCGGGATGCTGTTGATCCACTGCCGGGCCAGCCAGGGGCTGCCCACTTGCATTTTGCCGATGGAGGTCTGGATCATGCGGGCCTCTTCTTATTGGGTGATGTCGCGGTCATCGATCGGTGGATAGGCCTCCACCAGTTCGCGGAACCAGAAGCCGCCGATGTTTTGCGGCGTGTCCTCCACCGGGTACACCTCCCAGTCCGTCATCGGTGTGGCGGGGTATTCCACCACCTGCAGATCATTGCCGATCTCCACCTCCGCCGTCCCCGCGTCAAAGAGCACCTTGCCGCTCGTCTGAAAACGTGGAAAGCGGCAGCCCGGGTGCAGGCATTCGGGGATGTTTCCCTCGCTGCCGTCAAAGCTCCACGTCACCGTGTCCGTGATCGGTGTGGGAGACCGGCTCGTCGTGCGCGGCCACGGCCGCTCGGAGAGAAAGCGGCTCGTCTTGAACCACGTCGGGTACATCGCCCCGTCGCGCGTCTTGCTGCGCACATGCACCACATTGCCGTCTTTCTGATTGCCGGAGAGCGACAGGTTTCCCTGCTCAAACCACAGCTTCAGCAGCACCGTGGGCCAGAACTGCATGCGCTTCACCCACGACACCTGGAAAGGCGTGTTGCGCTCCAGATTCGTGCGCGTCCGGCCAAAGATGAAGGTGCGCTTCTGGTAGTCCGCCTTCATGGAGTGCACCAGCGTGTAGCCCTGCAGGCTCGGCGGGATGGCCTCGGCGTTTTTGATCCACGCCGGGCAGTCGCTCCACAGCACCACGTTGCTCAGAAAGTCCGGGATCATGTCGTTCACGCTTTCCTTTGCGGTGATGGAAAAGCCGCGCTCGGCAGGGTTGGGCGTGTCCACCCAGTCAAAGTTGGAATTGATCGAGGGCATGGTCTTTGGTTAGGCACGTGGTTGCGATCCCCAGCCGACGACCTGGTCTTTGCGGAACTTGTACGAAATCCCGCTCTGCGAGGTGAAGATCAGCCACGTGGCCACACGCGCATACTGGCGCGGCTTCACATGCCCCACCTCGTCGGAGAGACGGCTTTTGGGGCTGTTCGTCGCAGCCGTGCCATCGTCTAGGTAAAGATTGGCGCCGGTGCCCGGCCCGGGCACCACCCACGCGGCAAATCCGCCATACGAGACGGCGGTGCTTTGGGCAAAGGCGGTCGAGGGAAAGATGTCGCGGTAGGGTTCGCTCACCTCCTTGCCGGAGGTGCCCAGGCTGGTGCCCGTGTCGCTCACCATGCCCTCCTCGCTCAGCGCGCCGGTCCACAGCGGCACAAAGCCGTCCCCGCGTGCGCCTTTGAGATAGATGTACGTGTCCGTCGGCACCGCCTGCACATAGAGGTACAGGCTGTTCGCCGCGCTGGTGCCCGCCGCTGCGGTCACGAGCACGCTCGTCGTCCCCGCCAGCCCCTCGGGCGTGGTGCAGGTCAGCGTGCTGTCATTCACCACCGTGATACCAGTGGCTGGTAGTCCGCCAAACGTCACACCGGTGGCCCCGCTGAAGTGCGTGCCGTAGATCGTCACGCTCGTGCCGCCTGCAGAGGCGCCGATGGGTGGCGACACGCTGCTCACCGTGGGCAGCGCCTCCTTGTAGGTAAAGAGGCTGTTCTCCGCATTGCTGCCATTGGGCGTCGTCACCACCACGCTCCTCGGGCTGCCCGCACTGCCCGCCGGGGTGGTGCAGGTCAGGGTGCTGTCATTCACTACCACGATGCGCGTGGCGGCCACGCCCCCGATCGTCACACCCGTGGTCCCGGTAAAGTTTGCACCGGAGACCGTCACCGTGGTGCCGCCCGCACTCGTCCCCTGCGCTGGCGAAATGCTGCTGACCGTCGGCGCGGTGAGTGCATACGTAAAAGGGGCCACGCTCACACTGGAGCCCCCGGTGGTGGTCACCACCACATTGGGTGTGCCCACGCTGCCCGCGGGTGTGATGCACGTGATGCTCGTATCGCTCACCACCGTCACATTCGTCGCCGGCACGCCGCCGATCGTCACGCTCCCGGTCGTCAGCAGGTGCGTGCCCGTGATGCTCACCAGCGTGCCGCCCAGCGTCGAGCCCGTGCTCGGAGACAGGCTGCCCACCGTAGGCAGCGGAGGCACATAGCTGAAGAGGCTGTTGGCAGCGCTGGTGCCGCTGGGCGTCGTCACCAGCACGCTGGCGCCGCCTGGTGCACCCACCGCCGGCGTGGTGCACGTCAGGCTGGTGTTGCTCACCACAACCACATCCGTGGCCGGTACGCCGCCAAAGGTCACGCTGCTCACCGCAGAAAAATTCGTCCCCGTGATCGTCACCGTGGTGCCGCCATCCGTCGTGCTGCTGGAGGGCGTCACACTCGCCACGGTGGGCGGTGTCAGCACATAGCTATAAAGGGTGTTTGCCGTATTCGTGCCGCCAGGCGTCGTCACCTGCACGCTCGCCGGGCCTGCACCGCCACCCGTGGGCGTCGTGCACGTGATGCTCGTGCCGCTCACGCTCGTGATCGTCGCCGTCACTCCGCCAAATTTCACCACAGCGTCCGAGGTGAATCCCGTGCCCGTGATCACCACGCTCGTGCCGCCATTCACCGTGCCGCTCGCCGGAGACACGCTGCTCACCGTCGGCGCAGCCAGGTAGGTGTACAAACTGTTCGCCGCATTGCTGCCACCGGGCGTTGTCACCACCACGCTCGCCGTTCCCGCGCTGTGCGCAGGCGTCGTGCAGGTGATGTGCGTGCTGTCCACCACCGTCACACTGGTCGCCGCCGCACCACCGATCGTCACGCCCGTCGCGCCGCTGAAGTTTGTGCCAGTGATCGTCACGCTCACACCACCGCTCAGCGGACCGCTCGCCGCCGAGATGCCGCTCACCGTCGGCGCTGCCGCATAGGTGTAGAGCGTGTTCGCCGCATTGCTGCCGCCCGCCGTCGTCACCACCACGCTCACCGCGCCAGCGCTGTGCGCCGCCACCGTGCAGGTGATCGTTGTCGCATTGTTCACCGTGTAGCTCGCCACCGCCGTGCCGCCAAAGCTCACGCTGCTCGCCCCGGTAAAGCCCGTCCCCGTGATCACCACGCTCGTGCCACCGCCAGTCGGTCCGCTGGACACCGAGAGGCTCGTCACTGTCGGTGCCGCCACATAGCTGTAGAGCGTATTCGCCGCATTCGTGCCGCTCGGTGTCGTCACCAGCACGCTCGCCGCGCCCGCGCTGCCTGCCGGCACCGTGCAGGTGATGTGTGTGGCATCCACCACGCTCACGCTCCCCGCCGCCGCACCGCCGATCGTTACGCCCGTGGCCCCGATGAAATTCGTTCCCGTGATCGTCACCGTCGCGCCTCCTGTCAGCGGTCCGCTCGCAGGAGAGATCCCCGTCACCGTGGGTGCGCCCTGGTAGGTGTACAGGCTGTTGGCCGCATTCGTGCCGTCGGCGTTCGTCACCAGCACGCTGGCCGCCCCCGCGCTGTGGGCCGGAGTCGTGCAGGTGATCGTGCTGTCATCCACCACGCTCACGCCGGTGGCCGCCGTGCCACCCAGGGTCACCCCCGTCGTCCCGGTGAAGTTCGTCCCGTGGATCGTCACAGAAATACCGCCGGCGAGAGGTCCGCTGGGCGGGGAGATGCTGGTTACAGTAGGAGAGGCCATGGTGTCAGCTTGTTCGGTGTGGTTTCAGGTTTTGAGCAAAAAAGAGGAATCACATGCCGCATTCGGGCATGGTCTGGTAGAAACTGGTATTCAAGGCTCCAAAAGCAGCCGCATCAGCGCCGCGCAGCCGCTCTGGCGGCTCACCGCCTGCGGGTCGTAGTGGCCGTCCGCCGTGTACTTGCCGCAGCGGTACAGGTCCGTGTAGCTCCACAGGTAGGGGGAGGGGACCCCGCGCCTGCGGTAGCCTGTGCCATTGTAGTTCTCAAAGGCCACCAGCGCCGCCCCCGCGCTCCAGTCCCGCACCTGGTCCAGCCCGTCGCACACCAGGGCATCCACCGCGCTCTCCTCCCACGTGAAGGGCGGCTTCCCCTTCAGCGGCCGTCCCTTCGGCACCTGCACCGTCCGTGCGCTCAGCGGGTCGCCATTGTGCAAATGCTGATGGAAATCCAGCCCGCACTCCATCGAGTGCAGCACCGCAGGCACCCACCACGGCATGCCAGGAAACTGCCCCGCCACCTCCGCGTAGCGCTGCCGGTGCATCCGCATCCGGTCCACCTCGCCCTGCACCTCCGCCGCATGCTCAGACCGGATCGTGCACGACTCAAACTGGCGGGCATAAACATCGGCGAGTCCTGACATGATCAATGAGGGTTGAGGTTTGTTCGTCTGTCACGCCTCCATCACTTGGGGCATGTTTTTAGGTTTTAGATTTCAGCTTTCAGTTTTCAAAAAGTCCCTCACGGCGTCACCGCCGTCACCGGCCCCTGCGCGCTTGCAGTGTCCGCAGCACTCGCCTGCGCCGTCTGGATCGCGCTCTGCAGCTCAGGCAAATTCTTGAGCTCCTGCGCCGTCACCGCCGCCACAGCCGCGCCCGAATTCCCGCCGGAGAGCAGGAGCGCCCCGCCACCCGCGATCAGGTCCTTCTCCGCATCGCCCAAAATCTGCGCCCTCACCGCCGGCGTGTTGATCTTCACCACCTCCGCGTTGGTGCAGGCTCCCAGCCCCATGGCAGCGGCCACCGCCGCGATGATCAAGATGAGTGCGTGTGTCTTCATGCTGTCTCGTGTTTGAAGTTTTCTTCCTAGCGTTGTTGGGATCCTCTTCAGGCTTTGCAAGTCCAAGTTCATGTTTTTTGAGCGGTGGTCCAAATCACGCCCTCAGGCTCTCCTGCCGCTGCTCATCCACACACTCCTCCGGCATCTCCGCCACATCATCCATGCTGCCGCAGTCGCATGCTTCACCCTCATGGAGAATGGCATCACATGGTATCTTCTGATCCTCCAGATCATTCGCACTGATCAGCCTCATCAGCGCCTCAAATTTCTCTCCCCGCTGCAGCCAGGTGCCATGCCCTTGCGCATCATCGCTGTGGTCTGCTACCACGCAGGGAAAAAGCCGTGCAAACTCCCTGCCGCGCAGCCCCAGGCTCCCGTAGCCCAGCCCCAGCCAGGCCAGCCAAGGCCTCGTCATCCGCGCAAACTTCAGCGCCCCGTCATTCCGGCTCCCATAGACGTGCACTCGTCGCACCAGCCCCTCGCGAATCGCCTCCGCAAAGTCCTCCTCATCCGCCGCAGGAGAAATCAGGTGCGCCGCATCGATCTCCGCCCCGCACGCCTCCAGCACCCGCGCGATCAGGTCGCACCCGTTGCTATGTCCCACCAGCACCAGCCGGTAGCCCGCACGCCGGTAGTAGCCCACCTTCTTTGCGATCTCATCCGCACGTTCTCGCTGGTGCACACGCCGCAGCAGCGCGCTGCACGCATACTCAAATTTCTCCGCCACCACCCCGTCAGGCAGCCGTGTGTTCACCCATGTCACAAACCGGTCCGTCCATCCCTCCGCATCCCCCGGATTGGTACGTATCCCGTTGATCGCGATGTAGCACGTGCGTTTCATCTCATTCATGCCCTGGTTCCTCCCAGCTCAACTTTCGCCGTCAGATCCGCGATCACCTTCGTCTGCATCGTGATGATCACATTCCGCAGCTCGATCCTGTCCGCCTCGCAGCGTGCGCTCGCCGTCTCCAGTGCGCTGATCCTCATCTCATACTGGCTCGCCAGCTTCCGCGCGATCACATACACCGCCACCACCAGCAGCCCCGCAAAGCCAAACTGCGTCATCAGCGTGTCAAAAAGCTTCGTGTCATTCATCGTTTTTAAAGGGGAGTGCGGATACTCCTGTCCGCCGTTGTTGTCATCGTTTCAAAAAGGGAACGCGCACACTCCTGTCCGCCATTGGCTGTCAGGATCACTCCCCATTCCAGCCATGCGCGCACATCCGCCCGCCAGGATTTCTCAGGCTTTCTCACTCAGTCGCGGCTGCCTGCGCTGGCCGTCCCAGTTCTCACCGCACACCGGCTCGCGTGCGCACACATGATGCACAAACACCCCCGGCAGCAGTCGGCGCTGGCTCTCCGGCCACCGCAGCGCAAACATCACATCATCATGCGCCGCCGTCCCCAGGCTGTAGGGGTACGGCTGCTGGCACGAGCAGTGCCACAGCTGGAAATAGCCGATCGGCACATACCCATGCAGCGTGTCCACAAATCGTGCGCTCACGCTCCGGTTCATGCGCGGGTGCAGGATGCAGCCATGCTCGTGCTGCTCCGCCTGGCGTGCCTCCGCCAGCTCCTCCAGCCCGATCACATCCACCCGGTCCGCCCCATACATGCAGCTCCGCTCCAGATGGTGATGATTAAAAATGAGCCGCCTGAAATTTCCCGGCAGCGCGATGTCCGCATCCAGGTGCAGCCGCCAGCCATGATGCTGGAAATAATTGAACCCCGCATTGATCGCCGCGCCCTTGTTAAAGCGTCGTCCGTTCTTCCGGTGCAGATCCGTCACCACCAGCATCGCCCCGTGCTTGCGTGCCACCTCCTGCGTCCTTCGGTCCTCATGGCTTGTCACCACGATCATGTTGTCCAGCTGCGGCATGTTCAGCTTCAGCGTCGCATCCAGCATGTCATCAAACCCCACGCTCACCGTCACCCCCTCCAGCCTCAGCGCCTCCCGCTCCATGAGTGTTTCTGTCGATAGTGAATGGGGATGAAAAGACATAAAATGTGAATGGGTTGAAAAGTGTTGTTTTAATGGTGCAAAAAAAGCGTCTTTGGCCTCCACGAGATCTGACATGCGCTGAAATCACGCTGTCACAAATGAGCCGGATTCGTCCGCGCCCACAGCAGCGCCGCTTCAGCATCCCCAAAGCCGTAGTTCCAGATGCCCAGCTCGGCGAAAAGCTGCTTGCCAGCACTTCCGCAAAATATGGAGTTTTGCGTGAGGTACGTGGGTAGTCCTTGCTGCGGCGTTCCAGGAGCTGCATCCACTCCGTTCGACCAGCAGCGCACTGGCCCGCCCGACGTATTGGCAAAAATCTCGCACACTGCATCTGTT
This genomic interval from Prosthecobacter vanneervenii contains the following:
- a CDS encoding class I SAM-dependent methyltransferase; amino-acid sequence: MFEAPEPKKGLDMDLKLLPARRIDLGYLVPSGGVVAELGVACGNFSSALLNHHPHLGKLYAIDKWNDERHPAHEETVARNNLRDPRAIVIRQTFEEAAKNEILENICFDLIYVDGYAHTGQDSGATLAHWWPKLKPGGIFAGHDYDTAWPLTIKAVNEFAKNHRLTIHSIKEIPFNSWWLSKPVNYLATM
- a CDS encoding beta strand repeat-containing protein; protein product: MASPTVTSISPPSGPLAGGISVTIHGTNFTGTTGVTLGGTAATGVSVVDDSTITCTTPAHSAGAASVLVTNADGTNAANSLYTYQGAPTVTGISPASGPLTGGATVTITGTNFIGATGVTIGGAAAGSVSVVDATHITCTVPAGSAGAASVLVTTPSGTNAANTLYSYVAAPTVTSLSVSSGPTGGGTSVVITGTGFTGASSVSFGGTAVASYTVNNATTITCTVAAHSAGAVSVVVTTAGGSNAANTLYTYAAAPTVSGISAASGPLSGGVSVTITGTNFSGATGVTIGGAAATSVTVVDSTHITCTTPAHSAGTASVVVTTPGGSNAANSLYTYLAAPTVSSVSPASGTVNGGTSVVITGTGFTSDAVVKFGGVTATITSVSGTSITCTTPTGGGAGPASVQVTTPGGTNTANTLYSYVLTPPTVASVTPSSSTTDGGTTVTITGTNFSAVSSVTFGGVPATDVVVVSNTSLTCTTPAVGAPGGASVLVTTPSGTSAANSLFSYVPPLPTVGSLSPSTGSTLGGTLVSITGTHLLTTGSVTIGGVPATNVTVVSDTSITCITPAGSVGTPNVVVTTTGGSSVSVAPFTYALTAPTVSSISPAQGTSAGGTTVTVSGANFTGTTGVTIGGVAATRIVVVNDSTLTCTTPAGSAGSPRSVVVTTPNGSNAENSLFTYKEALPTVSSVSPPIGASAGGTSVTIYGTHFSGATGVTFGGLPATGITVVNDSTLTCTTPEGLAGTTSVLVTAAAGTSAANSLYLYVQAVPTDTYIYLKGARGDGFVPLWTGALSEEGMVSDTGTSLGTSGKEVSEPYRDIFPSTAFAQSTAVSYGGFAAWVVPGPGTGANLYLDDGTAATNSPKSRLSDEVGHVKPRQYARVATWLIFTSQSGISYKFRKDQVVGWGSQPRA
- a CDS encoding peptidoglycan-binding protein, encoding MSGLADVYARQFESCTIRSEHAAEVQGEVDRMRMHRQRYAEVAGQFPGMPWWVPAVLHSMECGLDFHQHLHNGDPLSARTVQVPKGRPLKGKPPFTWEESAVDALVCDGLDQVRDWSAGAALVAFENYNGTGYRRRGVPSPYLWSYTDLYRCGKYTADGHYDPQAVSRQSGCAALMRLLLEP
- a CDS encoding alpha/beta hydrolase family protein, which produces MKRTCYIAINGIRTNPGDAEGWTDRFVTWVNTRLPDGVVAEKFEYACSALLRRVHQRERADEIAKKVGYYRRAGYRLVLVGHSNGCDLIARVLEACGAEIDAAHLISPAADEEDFAEAIREGLVRRVHVYGSRNDGALKFARMTRPWLAWLGLGYGSLGLRGREFARLFPCVVADHSDDAQGHGTWLQRGEKFEALMRLISANDLEDQKIPCDAILHEGEACDCGSMDDVAEMPEECVDEQRQESLRA
- a CDS encoding glycosyltransferase produces the protein MSFHPHSLSTETLMEREALRLEGVTVSVGFDDMLDATLKLNMPQLDNMIVVTSHEDRRTQEVARKHGAMLVVTDLHRKNGRRFNKGAAINAGFNYFQHHGWRLHLDADIALPGNFRRLIFNHHHLERSCMYGADRVDVIGLEELAEARQAEQHEHGCILHPRMNRSVSARFVDTLHGYVPIGYFQLWHCSCQQPYPYSLGTAAHDDVMFALRWPESQRRLLPGVFVHHVCAREPVCGENWDGQRRQPRLSEKA